The DNA segment GCGGCTGCACCGGCTGCTGCGGGAGCGGCAGAAGGCgatgctggaggagctggaggcggACACGGCGCGGACGCTGACCGACATCGAGCAGAAGATCCAACGCTACAGCCAGCAGCTCCGCAAGgtgcaggagggcagccagATCCTCCAGGAGCGCTTGGCCGAAGCCGACAAACACGTCTTTTTAGCCGGCGTCGCTTCCCTTTCCGAGAGGTGGGTGACAACCGGGGTGACACTGGGGTCCCCCGCATCGTCCCCCCTTTCTCCATCATCTCTCCTTCGCAGGCTGAAGGGGAAGATCCACGAGACCAACCTGACCTACGAGGACTTTCCCACCTCCAAGTACATGGGGCCGCTGCAGTACACCATCTGGAAATCCCTTTTCCAGGATATCCATCCCGGTGAGGGACGCGGGGATGGGCTGGCTGCGGGGTCGGTGGGGTTTCCGgtgagggatggggatggggacatcaCCGGCGAGGGAAGGGGACCCACCGGTGAGGGATGGGGGTGTGCCAGTGAGGGATGGGGACATCACCGGTTGAGGGATAGAGATGGGGACATCACTGGTGAGGGACGGGGAAGTGCCGGTGAGGGATGGGGAATGTCACTGGTTGAAGGATAGGGATGGGGATGTGTCGGTGAGGGATGGGGACATCACTGGTGAGGGACGGGGAAATGCCGGTGAAGGATGGGGACACACCGGTGAGGGATGGGGATGTCACCGGcgagggacagggatggggacatcACTGGCGAGGGATGGGGACATGCCGGTGAGGGATTGGGATATTGCCAGGGAGGGACGGGGAGGATGGGGACATCACCAGCGAGTGAAGGGGACCCACTGGTGAGGGATGGCGACGTGCCAGCGAGGGCTGGGGACATCACCGGTTGAGGGATAGGGATGGGGACGTCACCAGCAAGGGACGTGGGGACGTGTCGGTGAGGGATGGGGACATCACTGGCAAAGGATGGGGACATGCTGGTGAAGGATGAGGACACGCCGGTGAGGGACGGGGACATCACTGgtgagggatggggaggatggGGACACCACCAGCGAGGGATGGGGACACGCTGCTGAGGGATGGGGACATCACCGTCGAGGGATAGGGATGGGGACATGCCAGTGAGGGATTGGGATATCGCCGgtgagggatggggaggatggGGACATCACCGGTGAGGGATGGGGACACACCGGTGAGGGATGGGGACACACCGGTGGCCTTCTCTGCACCACGGTGGTTTGCAAactgctggggcagagccaccTGCGCTGGGTCTGGGGGTTGCGTTGACGCTTGTCCCCTCcttgtccccgtgtccccccttGTCCCAGTGCCGGCAGCCCTGACGCTGGACCCCGGCACGGCTCACCACCGCCTGATCCTCTCCGACGACTGCACCATCGTGGCGTACGGCAACCTGCACCCCCAACCgctgcaggactcccccaaacGCTTCGACGTGGAGGTCTCGGTCTTGGGTTCGGAGGCGTTCGGCGGCGGGGTCCACTACTGGGAGGTGGTGGTCTCCGAGAAGACCCAGTGGATGATCGGTTTGGCCCACGAAGCCGTCACCCGCAAGGGCAGCATCCAAATTCAACCCAGCCGAGGTTTTTATTGCATCGTCATGCACGACGGTAACCAGTACAGCGCCTGCACCGAGCCCTGGACCCGGCTCAACGTCAAGAGCAAGCTGGAGAAGGTGGGGGTCTTCCTGGACTACGACAAGGGGCTTCTCATCTTCTACAACGCCGACGACATGTCCTGGCTCTACACCTTCCGGGAGAGGTTTCCTGGCAAGCTCTGCTCTTATTTTAGCCCCGGGCAGAGTCACGCCAACGGGAAGAACGTCCAACCCCTCCGGATCAACACCGTTCGCATCTaacggggcggggagggggattTGGCCCCCCGGCATTCGGCGCGTCCCCGCGCTCCGGGTGTTTTCCCGCTGTTTGGTGGAGGTTTGGGCTGATCCTGCCCCAGGGAACTGCCCGCCGGCACtgggcaggatccggccctTTCACCCCTCCGCCCTTCTCTCTGTCCGGTGCTTCCAGGAGGGTCCCggcgcggggtggggggtgcgggggggtcCGGGCTGCTGCAATAAAAGGATTTGGAGAGAAGGGGCTGGGTGGTGGAGAACCCCTGGGTGGGGGGGAGACGCCGGGATGGGCCGTGGTGCACCGCAGCGTGCCACGCCATAGGTACCGCGCCGTGCCATGCCACGGTGCACCACGCCGTGCCGTACGTATTGCGCGGTGCCGTATGTACGGTAGTGCGCCGTTGTGCAGCGTGCTGCGCCGTGCCGTACGTACCGTACGGTGTTGTGGCGTCCTGTGCCGTGCCGTATGTGCTGCACTGTGCCATGGTGCGCTGTGCCGTGCCATACATACCGCAccgtgctgtgccatgccgtATGTTCTGCACCGAGCCATCATGTGCTGTGCCACGCCATacgtgctgtgccgtgccataGGTACTGTACTGTGCCATGGTGCGCCATGCCATACGTACTCTCCTGTGTTGTGgtgtgctgtgccgtgccgtaTGTACGGCGCCGTGCCATGCTGCACCATGCTGTGCCGCACCGTACATACTGCACCGTGGTCTGCCATGCTATATGTACTGCACCATACCTTGGTGCACCATACTGTGCCATGTTATATGTAGTGCACCGTGCCCTCGTGCACCGTGCCATGCCATATGTACTGTGCCGTGGCGCGCTGTGCCGTGCCACGCCGTACACCCCGCACAGTGCCGTGCTATACGTCCTGCACCGTGCCGTGGTGCGCCATGCTGTGCCACGCCATACAGGCTGCACGGTGCTC comes from the Gavia stellata isolate bGavSte3 unplaced genomic scaffold, bGavSte3.hap2 HAP2_SCAFFOLD_578, whole genome shotgun sequence genome and includes:
- the TRIM62 gene encoding E3 ubiquitin-protein ligase TRIM62 is translated as MACSLKDELLCSICLSIYQDPVSFGCEHYFCRRCITEHWVRQEPQGTRDCPECRRTFTEPTLAPSLKLANIVERYSAFPLDAILGAQRSPFPCKDHEKVKLFCLTDRAVVCFFCDEPAVHEQHQVTNVDDAFEELQRELKEQLQGLQESERGHTEALHLLKRQLAETKSSAKSLRVTIGEAFERLHRLLRERQKAMLEELEADTARTLTDIEQKIQRYSQQLRKVQEGSQILQERLAEADKHVFLAGVASLSERLKGKIHETNLTYEDFPTSKYMGPLQYTIWKSLFQDIHPVPAALTLDPGTAHHRLILSDDCTIVAYGNLHPQPLQDSPKRFDVEVSVLGSEAFGGGVHYWEVVVSEKTQWMIGLAHEAVTRKGSIQIQPSRGFYCIVMHDGNQYSACTEPWTRLNVKSKLEKVGVFLDYDKGLLIFYNADDMSWLYTFRERFPGKLCSYFSPGQSHANGKNVQPLRINTVRI